A portion of the Pseudomonas koreensis genome contains these proteins:
- a CDS encoding hybrid sensor histidine kinase/response regulator, producing the protein MPHPNAFLEKLASSSLRLNKGLLILAALVLLLLGISYLGVQRMVEEQRDTLQFHFARLMENIREQEAFLGAVSRASDKGEYFPETVAPAVVQRLLPEEGPNIYEGRGLPFSLPFSVKIDPERIAPSQYPKVFALGSYLAAYYSAFWAASHYQSPQVILLNGPDNFDIAVPAAGRLRGAGPTPISTFVEIMTRKNLQRRAQTSAQVHWVPYPFAEDNNVTPSLLAYVRINLHKPTLAIEGSNSWVVLGSLLKLSQVNNIERLMEWSIYDDFTLITPSGTVLIGEPKPDQVLDEGANLTRDGLVFKLSSPGEQHWTAIYVISVQSFLDYALWPLLCLLGLVLALLGCGRALNRWYTERVILPAQSAHASIAESEAFSRAVIDTAPTGLCVISRRDHRVLLENQRAQQWHDTEQLISLLDRQGVSGHGHAELEIDGRHLHVAFVSTRYQGQDAWLCALHDVTRHVEDAAELEVARQAADSANQAKSRFLATMSHEIRTPLYGVLGTLELLGLTDLAPRQQAYLETIQRSSASLFKLISDVLDVSKIEAGQMNLELQPFCPLELTEDVLRSYGAFARGKGLQLYACIDATLPDQLLGDAQRIRQILNNLLSNAIKFTDNGRVVVRVQVLQNADGRAEVLWQVSDSGVGISQAQQEQLFDPFYQVNEADSHAGAGLGLAICKWLCELMHGELNVVSEPGLGSRFNLQLSLDCAPGSLADCPSFEAGSAAVYVRAPVAELAQHLLGWLSRFGLDCRLVTNELPPSTALLVDLAPLANATVFDGARIAAIPGGPNPAQVSGKGWQVDADDVRAIGWAIALARHDTHQRRAPSPHEKTGALNLRVLVAEDNAINAAIIQEQLEALGCSVIVAANGEQALAQWAPGRFDLLLTDVNMPVMNGYQLAAALREQDATLPIIGVTANALREEGERCAAVGMNAWMVKPLNLATLRAQLQSHCQIAFAQVADTPPTLSPKMRELFVSTLRKDVQTTLCALDAADANSVAQQLHSMAGALGAVQVEALAQAFVELECRLTGMSITPPLALEVRQQLARLTDLLDALE; encoded by the coding sequence ATGCCGCATCCCAATGCCTTTCTGGAGAAACTCGCCAGCAGTTCGCTGCGCCTGAACAAGGGCCTGCTGATACTCGCGGCGCTGGTTTTGCTGTTGCTGGGCATCAGCTATCTGGGTGTGCAGCGCATGGTCGAAGAGCAGCGCGATACCCTGCAGTTTCACTTCGCCCGGCTGATGGAAAACATCCGCGAGCAGGAAGCCTTTCTCGGCGCTGTTTCACGGGCCAGCGACAAAGGTGAGTACTTCCCCGAGACCGTGGCGCCGGCCGTTGTGCAAAGGCTTTTGCCTGAGGAAGGTCCGAATATTTATGAAGGTCGGGGCCTGCCCTTTTCGTTGCCGTTCAGCGTCAAGATCGATCCCGAGCGCATCGCCCCCAGCCAGTACCCCAAAGTGTTTGCCCTCGGCAGCTATCTCGCGGCTTATTACAGCGCTTTCTGGGCAGCGTCGCATTACCAGTCGCCGCAGGTGATCCTGCTCAACGGGCCGGACAATTTCGACATCGCCGTGCCTGCCGCCGGTCGTTTGCGCGGAGCGGGGCCGACGCCGATCAGCACCTTCGTCGAGATCATGACCCGGAAAAACCTGCAACGGCGCGCGCAGACTTCGGCGCAAGTGCACTGGGTGCCCTACCCGTTCGCGGAGGACAACAACGTTACCCCCAGCCTGCTCGCTTACGTGCGGATCAACCTGCACAAACCGACGCTGGCCATCGAAGGCTCGAACTCCTGGGTGGTGCTCGGTTCGCTGTTGAAGCTGTCGCAGGTCAACAACATCGAGCGCCTGATGGAGTGGTCGATCTACGATGACTTCACGCTGATCACGCCCAGCGGCACGGTGCTGATCGGCGAGCCCAAGCCCGATCAGGTTCTCGATGAAGGCGCGAACCTGACCCGCGACGGTCTGGTGTTCAAGCTGAGCAGCCCCGGCGAACAGCACTGGACGGCGATCTATGTGATCAGCGTGCAGAGCTTTCTCGATTACGCGCTGTGGCCGTTGCTGTGCCTGCTGGGCCTGGTCCTGGCCCTGCTCGGTTGTGGCCGCGCGCTCAATCGCTGGTACACCGAGCGCGTCATCCTGCCCGCACAAAGTGCTCACGCGAGCATCGCCGAAAGCGAGGCGTTCAGCCGCGCGGTCATTGATACCGCACCCACCGGCCTGTGCGTGATCAGCCGCCGCGATCACCGGGTCTTGCTGGAAAATCAGCGCGCCCAGCAATGGCACGACACCGAGCAATTGATCAGCCTGCTCGACCGACAAGGCGTGAGCGGGCATGGCCACGCTGAGCTTGAGATCGACGGCCGGCATTTGCACGTGGCCTTCGTTTCGACGCGCTATCAGGGCCAGGACGCGTGGCTGTGTGCGCTGCACGATGTCACCCGCCATGTCGAAGATGCGGCAGAACTCGAAGTCGCCCGTCAGGCCGCCGATTCGGCCAATCAGGCCAAGAGCCGCTTTCTGGCAACCATGAGCCATGAAATCCGCACGCCGCTGTATGGCGTGCTCGGCACCCTGGAGCTGCTCGGCCTGACCGATCTCGCGCCGCGTCAGCAGGCCTATCTGGAGACCATTCAGCGCTCGTCCGCCAGCCTGTTCAAGCTGATCAGTGACGTGCTGGATGTGTCGAAGATCGAGGCCGGGCAGATGAATCTCGAGCTGCAACCGTTCTGCCCGCTGGAACTGACCGAAGATGTGCTGCGCAGCTACGGCGCGTTTGCCCGTGGCAAAGGTCTGCAACTGTATGCCTGCATCGATGCGACGCTGCCGGATCAGTTGCTCGGTGATGCGCAGCGCATTCGCCAGATCCTCAACAACCTGCTGAGCAACGCGATCAAGTTCACCGATAACGGTCGCGTGGTGGTGCGCGTTCAGGTGCTGCAGAACGCTGACGGCCGCGCCGAGGTGCTGTGGCAGGTCAGCGATTCCGGCGTGGGTATTTCCCAGGCACAGCAAGAGCAATTGTTCGACCCTTTTTATCAAGTCAACGAAGCCGACAGTCACGCCGGTGCGGGTCTCGGTCTGGCGATTTGCAAGTGGCTGTGCGAGTTGATGCATGGTGAGTTGAACGTGGTCAGCGAACCGGGGCTTGGCAGCCGCTTCAACTTGCAACTGAGCCTCGATTGCGCGCCGGGCAGCCTCGCCGATTGCCCATCATTCGAGGCCGGCAGCGCCGCCGTGTACGTACGCGCACCGGTGGCCGAACTGGCGCAGCATCTGCTCGGCTGGCTGAGCCGCTTTGGCCTCGATTGTCGTCTGGTAACCAACGAGCTGCCACCCTCCACCGCACTGCTGGTGGATCTTGCGCCACTGGCCAACGCCACGGTTTTCGATGGCGCACGAATCGCTGCAATACCGGGCGGCCCCAACCCGGCGCAGGTCAGCGGCAAAGGCTGGCAGGTCGATGCCGACGATGTGCGCGCGATTGGCTGGGCGATTGCGCTGGCCCGACACGACACTCATCAGCGCCGCGCGCCTTCGCCGCACGAAAAGACCGGCGCGCTGAATCTGCGCGTGCTGGTGGCCGAGGACAATGCGATCAACGCGGCGATCATCCAGGAACAACTGGAGGCGCTGGGCTGCTCGGTGATCGTTGCCGCCAATGGCGAGCAGGCCCTGGCGCAATGGGCACCGGGGCGCTTCGATCTGCTGCTGACCGACGTCAACATGCCGGTCATGAATGGCTACCAACTGGCCGCCGCACTGCGCGAGCAGGACGCGACGCTGCCGATCATCGGCGTCACCGCCAATGCCCTGCGCGAAGAAGGCGAACGCTGCGCCGCCGTCGGCATGAATGCCTGGATGGTCAAGCCATTGAATCTGGCAACGCTACGCGCGCAGTTGCAAAGCCACTGCCAGATTGCGTTCGCGCAGGTCGCTGACACCCCGCCGACACTGTCGCCGAAGATGCGTGAGCTGTTTGTCTCGACACTGCGCAAGGACGTTCAAACCACCCTCTGCGCGCTGGATGCGGCCGACGCCAACAGCGTCGCGCAGCAGTTGCACAGCATGGCCGGGGCACTCGGCGCAGTGCAGGTCGAGGCGCTGGCCCAGGCGTTCGTCGAGCTGGAATGCCGCCTGACCGGCATGAGCATTACCCCGCCGCTGGCCCTTGAAGTACGCCAGCAATTGGCGCGTCTTACTGACCTGCTCGACGCCCTTGAATAA
- a CDS encoding response regulator, whose product METFNVVIADDHPIVLLGVRELVERDRRFNVVGEAVCSDGLIELLKARPVDLLITDFNMPGDSPYGDGLKLVEYVTRHFPAVRVLVLTMISNPLILTRLQELGVLAVIQKSQLHVEIEVALKAIAKGKRIRGHQPAPTSVLDDGADLDERFTRLSPKEHEILRLFVQGQGVNEIARGLNRSAKTISTQKISAMRKLEVSSDQELLAYCIERNLFN is encoded by the coding sequence ATGGAAACCTTCAACGTTGTCATCGCCGATGATCATCCCATCGTCCTGCTGGGGGTGCGCGAGCTGGTCGAGCGGGACCGGCGCTTCAACGTGGTCGGCGAAGCGGTGTGCTCCGATGGTTTGATCGAATTGCTCAAGGCCCGGCCGGTAGACCTGTTGATTACGGATTTCAATATGCCCGGCGACTCGCCCTACGGTGACGGTCTGAAACTGGTGGAGTACGTCACCCGGCACTTTCCCGCAGTGCGGGTACTGGTGCTGACCATGATTTCCAACCCGCTGATCCTGACCCGCCTGCAAGAGCTCGGCGTACTCGCGGTCATTCAGAAAAGCCAATTGCACGTTGAAATAGAAGTGGCGCTCAAAGCCATCGCCAAAGGCAAGCGGATACGCGGCCATCAACCGGCGCCGACCTCTGTGCTGGACGACGGCGCCGATCTCGATGAACGCTTTACCCGCCTATCGCCCAAGGAACATGAAATTCTGCGCTTGTTCGTTCAGGGGCAAGGCGTCAATGAAATTGCCCGGGGTTTGAACAGAAGTGCGAAAACAATCAGTACGCAGAAGATTTCGGCCATGCGCAAACTGGAAGTAAGCAGTGATCAGGAGTTGCTGGCTTATTGCATCGAACGCAACTTGTTCAATTAA
- a CDS encoding fimbrial protein: MKKLSRTLLALSIFAAGNVLAADPVVPTKAGSGTINFTGNINNDACSIEGAGKEKTISVNMGEVSIKDMGTATAPKGNGTLSVENFDMKINCNAGTKVAMIFEPTKQGGSGIATGTKVLNLIQGLGAAKGIGIALLDANGEVIDLTSPTTARIENTLQDSNTTLKFSAAYVTTVDPKLAVAGRGDATLPFTLQYE, from the coding sequence ATGAAAAAGCTGTCTCGCACGCTTCTCGCCCTGTCGATCTTCGCTGCCGGTAATGTTCTCGCGGCCGACCCGGTCGTGCCTACCAAGGCTGGCAGCGGCACCATCAACTTCACTGGCAACATCAACAACGATGCCTGCTCGATCGAAGGCGCCGGCAAGGAAAAAACCATTTCGGTGAACATGGGCGAAGTGTCGATCAAGGACATGGGCACCGCTACCGCGCCAAAAGGCAACGGCACCCTGAGCGTTGAGAACTTCGACATGAAGATCAACTGTAACGCCGGTACCAAAGTGGCGATGATCTTCGAACCGACCAAACAGGGTGGTTCGGGCATCGCGACAGGCACCAAAGTGCTGAACCTGATCCAGGGCCTCGGCGCTGCGAAAGGCATCGGCATCGCGTTGCTGGACGCCAACGGCGAGGTGATCGATTTGACTTCACCGACCACCGCACGCATCGAAAACACCCTGCAGGACAGCAACACCACGCTGAAATTCTCGGCCGCCTACGTGACCACCGTCGATCCAAAACTGGCCGTGGCCGGCCGCGGCGACGCGACCCTGCCGTTCACCCTGCAATACGAATAA
- a CDS encoding fimbrial biogenesis chaperone, with protein sequence MFLRSSLSLCVGLLGLFVVNQAMAGISLSSTRLIFDGKHKEAGITVRNSGADVLVQSWVDTDNDEASVPFAVTPPLVRVSDSEQQILRVIYEGTGMPSDRESVVWLNVQEIPQSAKTANTLQLAVRQRIKVFFRPAGLNNNAYQAPAELTWRLTERAGKNLLLVNNPGLYHVSIADITVQSGANSEHPFDSMMIAPGEQKEFSLKQLHAASSMRLSFSSINDYGARDRYVAQLSSSAEVSASPDKESP encoded by the coding sequence ATGTTTTTACGTTCTTCCCTGTCTCTTTGCGTCGGCCTTCTCGGCCTGTTCGTCGTCAATCAGGCCATGGCCGGCATTTCCCTGAGCAGCACCCGGCTGATTTTCGATGGCAAGCACAAAGAAGCCGGCATCACCGTGCGCAACAGCGGTGCCGACGTGTTGGTTCAGTCCTGGGTCGACACCGACAACGACGAGGCCTCTGTGCCCTTCGCCGTCACTCCGCCGCTGGTGCGCGTCAGCGACAGCGAGCAGCAGATTCTGCGGGTCATCTACGAAGGCACTGGCATGCCCAGCGACCGCGAATCGGTGGTCTGGCTGAACGTGCAGGAGATCCCGCAGTCGGCGAAAACCGCGAACACCCTGCAACTGGCGGTGCGTCAACGCATCAAGGTGTTCTTCCGCCCTGCCGGGCTGAACAACAACGCCTATCAGGCACCGGCCGAGCTGACCTGGCGCCTGACCGAGCGCGCCGGCAAGAACCTGCTGCTGGTGAATAATCCCGGCCTCTATCACGTGTCGATTGCCGACATCACCGTGCAGTCCGGCGCCAACAGCGAACATCCATTTGATTCAATGATGATCGCGCCCGGTGAACAGAAAGAGTTCTCCCTCAAACAACTTCATGCGGCCAGTTCAATGCGCCTGTCATTCAGCAGCATCAACGACTATGGCGCCCGCGATCGTTATGTCGCGCAACTTTCCAGCAGCGCCGAAGTCAGCGCCAGCCCGGATAAAGAATCGCCGTAA
- a CDS encoding fimbria/pilus outer membrane usher protein translates to MFLLKRDGLAPFSVALVFSTTCLADGDEQFNTSFLQGATSALDLQSLLAGSRVLPGTYRVDLYGNDMLVGRRDIDFRRLPDSNKVEACLTVDMLKQLGVDLSKLQASGKLDVADADACLDLPALIDHATVRYDVPRLRLLVSVPQSAMERGRRGYVDPALWDEGVPAAFINYQVSSNRNSSDAETTFANNIGLRNGINLGGWRLRNESNFSSSTGRPSTFKSNRSYLQHDVTALKGQFSAGDIFSDADLFDSVRYRGLKLASDDGMRADSERGYAPVIRGIAQSSATVEIRQNNYILYTANVPPGPFEISDIYPSGSNGDLEITVIEADGRRRVTVQAFSSLPIMVREGQLKYSVSAGRYNSNSDDQQTPEFLSSTVAYGVSSNLSAIVGTQATENFQALSVGAGRNTAIGAISLDLTHSNSRTFGRTVKGNSLRALYAKTFTGTDTNFTLAAYRYSTEGYRTLSEHVEELSRDGEQRTGNSKTRTDLTVNQSLGRNQQFGSIYLNASDQRYWGRGGSQSLSAGYSNYWGEVSYNLSATHTKDVGNYGPANNDTLLNLSLSFPLGSKPRAPRAFVSASSQKDNSSTQVGINGYLAEDSDTYYSVQGGNSRTGGSTGSANLSTRTSVMDISAGYSQGRGYNSQNLNVAGSIVGHAGGINLGQTVGETFALAQVEGVEGVKIASFSGAKTAGNGYAVVSNAQPYRVNWISLDTRDLGGDVEIENATQQVVPRRGAVVLARYASKTGRRVQFSLFDAQHQPIPFGAALEDAAGKQLAISDPSGKALALVEDDAGTLTIKWQGQRCEAPYALRERDKALNYERASLVCRPDQMQE, encoded by the coding sequence ATGTTTTTACTCAAGCGCGATGGCCTGGCGCCGTTTTCGGTTGCTCTGGTATTCAGTACCACCTGCCTGGCCGACGGCGACGAACAATTCAATACCTCGTTTCTGCAAGGCGCGACATCCGCCCTCGACTTGCAATCGCTGCTCGCTGGCAGTCGCGTTCTTCCCGGCACCTATCGCGTTGATCTGTACGGCAACGACATGCTGGTGGGCCGCCGCGATATCGACTTCCGCCGCCTCCCCGACAGCAACAAGGTCGAAGCCTGCCTGACCGTGGACATGCTCAAGCAACTGGGCGTGGACCTCAGCAAGTTGCAGGCCAGCGGCAAACTCGACGTCGCCGACGCGGACGCCTGCCTCGACCTGCCCGCGCTGATCGATCACGCCACCGTGCGCTACGACGTGCCGCGCCTGCGTTTGCTGGTCAGCGTGCCGCAAAGCGCCATGGAGCGTGGTCGCCGTGGTTATGTCGATCCGGCACTGTGGGACGAAGGCGTACCCGCAGCGTTCATCAACTATCAGGTGAGCAGCAATCGCAACAGCAGCGACGCCGAAACCACGTTTGCCAACAACATCGGCCTGCGCAACGGCATCAACCTCGGCGGCTGGCGCTTGCGCAACGAGTCCAACTTCAGCAGCAGCACCGGGCGGCCGAGCACGTTCAAGAGCAACCGCAGTTATCTGCAACATGACGTCACCGCGTTGAAGGGCCAGTTCAGTGCCGGCGATATTTTTTCCGACGCCGACCTGTTCGACAGCGTGCGCTACCGCGGCTTGAAACTGGCCTCCGACGACGGCATGCGCGCCGACAGCGAGCGCGGTTATGCGCCGGTGATTCGTGGCATCGCGCAATCGAGCGCCACCGTCGAGATTCGCCAGAACAATTACATTCTGTACACCGCCAACGTGCCGCCCGGGCCGTTCGAGATCAGCGACATCTACCCGAGCGGCTCCAACGGCGATCTGGAAATCACCGTGATCGAAGCCGACGGTCGGCGCCGAGTGACGGTCCAGGCATTTTCCAGCCTGCCGATCATGGTTCGCGAAGGGCAACTCAAGTACAGCGTTTCGGCGGGCCGCTACAACAGCAACAGCGATGACCAACAGACGCCGGAATTTCTCAGCAGCACGGTGGCTTATGGCGTCAGCAGTAATCTGTCGGCAATTGTCGGTACTCAGGCCACCGAGAATTTTCAGGCACTGTCAGTCGGCGCCGGGCGCAATACGGCGATCGGTGCGATCTCGCTCGACCTGACCCATTCCAACAGCCGTACCTTCGGCCGCACCGTCAAGGGCAACAGCTTGCGCGCGCTGTACGCCAAGACCTTCACCGGGACCGACACCAATTTCACCCTCGCCGCCTACCGTTATTCGACCGAGGGCTATCGCACCTTGAGCGAACACGTCGAGGAGCTGAGCCGTGACGGCGAGCAACGCACCGGCAATTCGAAAACCCGCACCGACCTGACCGTCAACCAGAGCCTGGGGCGCAACCAGCAGTTCGGCAGCATCTACCTCAACGCCAGCGACCAGCGCTACTGGGGACGCGGCGGTTCGCAGAGCCTGTCGGCCGGTTACAGCAATTATTGGGGCGAAGTCAGCTACAACCTCAGCGCCACCCATACCAAGGATGTCGGCAACTACGGCCCGGCGAACAACGACACTCTGCTCAACCTGTCGCTGTCGTTTCCGCTGGGCTCGAAACCCCGCGCGCCACGGGCATTCGTTTCGGCCAGTTCGCAGAAGGACAACAGCAGCACCCAGGTCGGCATCAACGGTTATCTGGCCGAAGACAGCGACACCTATTACTCGGTGCAGGGCGGCAACAGTCGCACCGGCGGCAGCACGGGCTCGGCCAACCTCAGCACGCGAACCTCGGTGATGGACATCAGTGCCGGTTACAGTCAGGGCCGTGGCTACAACTCGCAGAATCTCAATGTTGCCGGTTCGATTGTCGGCCACGCCGGTGGCATCAACCTCGGGCAGACCGTCGGTGAGACGTTCGCGCTGGCGCAGGTCGAGGGTGTCGAAGGCGTGAAGATCGCCAGCTTCTCCGGGGCGAAAACCGCTGGCAATGGGTATGCCGTGGTGTCCAATGCGCAACCGTATCGGGTCAACTGGATCAGCCTCGACACCCGCGATCTGGGCGGCGATGTCGAAATCGAAAACGCCACCCAGCAAGTGGTGCCGCGCCGTGGTGCGGTGGTGCTGGCGCGCTATGCGAGCAAGACCGGACGCCGGGTGCAGTTCTCGCTGTTCGATGCGCAGCACCAGCCGATTCCGTTCGGCGCCGCGCTGGAAGACGCCGCCGGCAAGCAACTGGCGATCTCCGACCCGAGCGGCAAGGCCCTGGCCCTGGTCGAAGACGACGCCGGCACCTTGACCATCAAGTGGCAAGGCCAGCGCTGCGAGGCACCCTATGCGCTGCGGGAGCGCGACAAGGCGTTGAACTACGAACGCGCCTCACTGGTGTGCCGCCCGGACCAAATGCAGGAGTGA